The genomic interval CCTGCTGGTGCCCGGGTACACCGGCAGCAAGGAGGACTTCATCGCGCTTCTGGAACCGCTCGCGGAGGCGGGCTACCGGGTCGTCGCCGTCGACGGGCGCGGGCAGTTCGAGAGCCCGGGGACGGACGACCTCCGGGAGTACGCGCAGGAGGAGCTGGCCCGTGACGTGCTCGCGCAGACGGCCGCGCTCGGCGTCGGCGAGGGCGGGGTGCACCTGCTGGGGCACTCGCTCGGCGGCCAGCTCTGCCGGGCCGCGGTCCTGCTGGACGCGGCGCCGTTCCGCTCGCTGACCCTGATGTCGTCGGGGCCCGCCGAGGTGGTCGAGGCGCAGCAGGTGAAGCTGAAGATCCTCGGTGACGCGCTGGCCACCATGACCATGGACGCCGTCTGGGACGCGATGCGCGCCTTCGACCCGCCGGCCGAGGCGGAGACGGGCGGCGAGGAGCTGCGGCGGCGCTGGCTGCTCCACCGTCCGGCCCAGCTGATCGCGACGGGCCGCCAGCTGGCCGCCGAGCCGGACCGGGTGGCCGAGCTCGCCGCGACCGGGCTGCCGGTCCATGTCGTCTCCGGCGAGGTGGACGACGTCTGGCCGGTGCCGGTGCTGGACGAGATGGCGGTACGGCTCGGGGCGCGCCGGACCCGGATCGAGGGCGCCGAGCACTCCCCCAACACGGGCCGGCCGGAGGCGACCGCCGCCGCGCTCGTCTCGTTCTGGGACGGCCTGTAGGCCCTGCCCGAAGTCCCCGTACCGGCGGATCTCAGTACTGCGACTGGAGGTGCTGCCAGAAGCCGTCGCGCAGCGCCCGGCGCAGCGGAGGGTGGCCGCGCAGGGAGCGCTGGAGGAGGCGTTCCGCCTCGTGCAGCAGGTCCTGGTCGACCGAGCCCGGCAGGAAGGGGTGGCCGGGCAGCAGGTCGGCCAGGGATTCCCGGCCGCGCGCGGCGAGCCAGGCGGCCGCGATCTGCGCGCCGACGAAGTGGACGTCCTCGCGGGAGGGCGCCGGGGCGTCCTCCTCGTAGGTGGTGACGGGGCGTCGGGTCACGTAGGGGCGGCAGAAGTCCAGGTCGAAGGTGCGCTGGCTGTCCACCTCCCAGAGCAGCGGCTCCGCCTGGTTGCGCCCCTCGCCCGCTTCGATGCCCCAGAGGTGGACGCGGGCGCCGTAGCCCTGCGCGGCCTCGACGGCCGAGACGAGGTCCTCGTCGCCGCCGACGAGCGCGGCGTCGCTGATGGCCCGGTGGCGGGCGAGCGATTCCAGGTCGGTGCGGATGAGGGAGTCGACGCCCTTCTGCTGGTTGTTGGCGTTGAGGTTGCCCAGCCTGACCTTGACGTCGGGGAGTTCGGCGATGGTCTGCTGCTCGGTGGTGTGGATGCGGCGCCTGGCCCCGTCGTACCAGTACACGCGCAGCAGCCGGCTGTCCGCGAAGATGGTGCGGGCCTTGTCGATGAACGCCTCGATCAGCCCCTCGGCGTCGAGGTCGAAGGAGCGCCGGTCCTCGGTGCCGGTGACGAGCAGCCCGGCGGCGGCGTACACATAGCCCGCGTCCACGAAGATCGCGTGGGTCGACGGGGTCTTCGAGACCTCGGCGAGTACGCGTTCGAGCAGGGCGTTGGTGCGGTCCAGCCGCTCGCCGATCTCCGCGTCGTTCATGCGCGTCCCGTCGCGCCGACGGGAGTGCCCGCACGCCTGATTACCGGCCGGTACTTAGACATCCGAAAATTTTCCTTAGCGTAGGGAATGATTGCAGGAGGCAAGCCGTTGTAACCACCGTGGGGCGCACGACAGGCATGCCTGGCGCTCCTCATCCTTGCGGACGGGACACCGTCCTCCCAGTAGTTCTCCAGCAGGAGGATCAGACGAAGGGAAGCCCTATGCGCTTCGAGATCATGCGACTCGACGATGTCGACGGTACCGCCGTGGACAGCACCGTCGTGGACGCCGCCTCCGTCAAGCGGATCGTGCAGCAGGCCGCGGCTACGGGCCAGCGCATCTATATCCGACCGGCCGAAAGTCCGGCTTCATAACACCTTGCCGATGTGAGTTGTCGACGTAACGAAGACGAAGCGCCCCCGCACGGAACGATCGTGCGGGGGCGCTGTTGCGTCCGGGTCCGGGTCAGCTGCCCCGGATGACCTGGGTGACGCCGTTGATGATCTGCTGTACGGCGATGGCGGACAGCATCATCCCGGCCAGCCTGGTGACGAGCACGACGCCGCCGTCCTTGATGACGCGGATGATCAGCAGCGAGTAGCGCATGGTCAGCCAGAGCACGATGTGCATGGCGAGGATCGCCGTCCAGACGGAGACCTGGCTCGCCACGCTGTCGGCGTGCTGCACGGCGAGGATCACCGAGACGATCGCGCCGGGCCCGGCGAGCAGCGGCATGCCGAGCGGTACGAGGGCGACGTTGACGTCCTTGGTCTGCGTCGGCTCGTCCGTCTTGCCGGTCAGCAGGTCGAGCGCGATGAGCAGCAGGAGCAGCCCGCCGGCGATCATGAGCGCCGGTACGGAGACGTGCAGGTAGTCCAGGATCTGCTGGCCGAGCACGCCGAAGACGGCGATGACGCCGAAGGCGACGGCGACGGCCTGGAGGGCCATCCGGCGCTGCACCTTGGCGGGGCGGCCCGCGGTGAGGGCGAGGAAGATCGGGGTGATTCCGGGCGGATCCATAATCACAAAAAGGGTGAGAAAAAGGGATCCGAAGACAGCGACGTCGAACACGGGTGAGCCTTGTGGGGAGTGAGCGGGTGTGCGGGTGACCGCGGGGAAGAGGCGCACCGCACCGCCGCCCGGACATGCCGGACGGCGGCGGGGTGGGGGAAGAGAACGAGCGGGTGCCGTTACGCGGTGACGGGTCCGCCGGCGCCCGGCACCGGGAAGGCTCCCGTGGCGCGCCGGGTGATCTCGCCGTAGATCTCGGGGTCGGTGGTGTACGCGCCGAGCTCCACGGTCTTGCGGCTGCCGTGGTAGTCGCTGGAGCCGGTCGTCAGCAGCCCGAGCTCGCGGGCGAGTGCGCGCAGCCGGGTCCTGGTGGGCTCGTCGTGGTCCATGTGGTCGACCTCGATGCCGTCGAGCCCGGCGGCGGCCAGCTCGGCGATCCGCGCTTCGGGCACCGTACGACCGCGCTTGACGGCGGCCGGGTGGGCGAAGACGGTGACGCCGCCCGCGGCCTTGACCAGCCGGATCGCGTCGAAGGGGTCCAGCTCGTGCTTGTCCGCGTAGGCGCGTCCGCCGTCGCCGAGCCAGTCGGGCGTGAAGGCGTCGGACACGGTCGGGACGACGCCCAGCTCGACGAGGGCGGTGGCGACGTGCGGCCGGCCGACGGAGCCGTCTCCGGCGATCCGGGCGACCTGCTCCCAGGTGACGGGGACGCCCAGCTCCTGGAGCTTGCGGACCATGGTCCGGGCGCGCGGCACCCGGTCGTCGCGCACCAGCTCGCGCTCGCGGGCAAATTCCGGCTCCTCGGGGTCGAAGAGGTACGCCAGCATGTGCAGGCCCACGCCGTCGATGCGGCAGGACAGCTCGGCGCCCGGGACGAGGGTGAGTCCTTCGGGGAGCGCGGCGGCGGCCTCGGCGTGGCCGCGCACGGTGTCGTGGTCGGTGAGGGCGACGACGTCCAGGCCCGCTGCGGCGGCGTTGCGCACCAGCTCGGCGGGGGTGTCCGTGCCGTCCGACGCGGTGGAGTGGGTGTGCAGATCGATGCGCACGACGCGTACTCCAGTGCTCGCGGCCGGACGGGGGACACCCCAGGATAACCGGCGCGCGAGCTTGGTCCGGACGGCGCGAAGGCCCTCCGTCAGGGGCCCGTCAGCAGGCGGGGGTGAGGGCGCCGCAGGGCACCAGGTCCACCTCCGCCCCGGCGTCCCGCAGGTCGGTGAGCACCAGCTCGTCGTACATCAGCAGCCCGGACTGCTCGGGCCAGACGATGGCCCACAGCCACAGGCCGCGCGCCTCGCCCGCGAAGACGGCGCGGTCGGCGGGGGCGTGCCTGACGTGCCAGAGGGGGGTGGGACGTCCGGCGGCGAGCACCTTGGAGTCCGGGGGGCCGTCGACGCGCAGCAGGGGCCCGGGGTCCGGTCCGTCGATGCCGGCGTACCGCGCGCCGAGCCCGACGCCCAGCTCCTCGGCGACCAGCAGCAGTTCGCCCATGCCGCCGAGCGGTCCGGGTCCGGAGCAGGCGACGGCGGTGGCGCGTCCGCCGGTGCGGTCGTCCCCCGCACTGGCCACGCCGGTGAACAGCCAGCCGACGGGGAGCGGCCAGGGCATCCACACGGGGACCTGCGCGCGGTGCACCGCGACGCCGAGCGCCTCGACGCTCGGCGGGACGACCGGCTGGAGCGGGTGCACGCTGCCGTGCTCGTCGCACTGCCAGGTGTCGGCGAAGAGCCCCGGCGCCCTGACCCGGCCTCCGCACTTCGGGCAACTCGGTTCGCCCCTCATACCTTCCCACGGTCCTCTCCGGCCGTCGCCGCGTCAAGGACGATCACCCCTGCGCGCCGCGCACCCAGCCCCTCTACCCCGCGCACCGGCGGGTCACCGGGCCGCCCTCGGAGAATTTAGATGTAACTTGCATTCATTAGCTTCTCTAACTTATTCTGTGCATAACGCATCGATCCAGTGGAGCCAGTGGAGAGGAAGAGGCCCATGCCGTCAGAGGCAGTAACGGGAGAGGATCCGTTCAACCAGGAGCCGGTCAGCATCCTGCGCCAGCCGAAGGCCGTCTGGGCCACGGCGGGCGCTTCCGTCGTCGCGTTCATGGGCATCGGCCTGGTGGACCCGATCCTGCCGTCCATCGCCAAGGGCCTGGAGGCGACGCCGAGCCAGGTGTCGCTGCTCTTCACCTCGTACTTCCTGATCACCGCCGTCGCGATGCTGGTGACCGGCTTCGTCTCCAGCCGCATCGGCGGCCGCAAGACGCTGCTGGCCGGGCTGGCGCTCGTGGTGGTCTTCGCGGCGCTCTCCGGCACCTCGTCGTCCGTCGGCGAGCTGGTCGGCTTCCGGGCCGGGTGGGGCCTGGGCAACGCGCTGTTCGTCTCGACCGCGCTCGCGGTGATCGTCGGCGCGGCGGCCGGCGGCAGCTCGGCGGCGATCCTGCTGTACGAGTCGGCGCTCGGCCTCGGCATGGCGTGCGGGCCGCTCCTCGGCGCCCTGCTCGGTGACGCCAGCTGGCGCTACCCGTTCTTCGGGACGGCCGCGCTGATGGCGATCGGCTTCGTCTGCATCACCGCGTTCCTGAAGGAGCAGCCCAAGCCCGCCCGTAAGACCTCACTGCTCGACCCGGTCAAGGCGCTCGGACACGGCGGACTCGCCTCCGTCGCGGCGTCCGCGTTCTTCTACAACTACGCGTTCTTCACGATCCTGGCGTTCACCCCGTTCGTGCTGAACATGACGCCGTACAAGTCCGGCGCCGTCTTCTTCGCCTGGGGCCTGCTGCTCGCGGTCTTCTCGGTGCTCGTGGCGCCCCGGCTCCAGCAGCGGTTCGGCTCGCTCAAGGTGCTCGGCGCCTCGCTGGTGCTGCTCGCCGCGGACCTGGTGGTCCTGGGCTACGGGAGCCACACCACGGCCATCGTCTGCACCATCGTGTCCGGCGCGCTGATCGGCATGAACAACACCGTGTACACGGAGCTGGCGCTCGGCGTCTCGGACGCGCCGCGCCCGGTGGCCAGTGCGGGCTACAACTTCGTCCGCTGGTTCGCCGCCGCCGCGGCGCCCTACCTGGCCCCGAAGATCGAGGAGTGGAGCGACATCCACATCCCGTTCGTGGTCGCCGCCGCCGCCTCGCTGGTCGGTGCGCTCGTCGTCTGGGTACGGCGCTCCGCGCTGACCCACGAGGCGGAGGAGCTGGAGCCGAAGCACGCCACGGAGGACGGCGTCACGGTCTTCGCCAACTGACGCCGTCAGTCCAGATTCGCGGAACGTCGCAGGGGATCGCGCAGGTCGGTCCCCTGCGACAGCCATTTCTCCTGGAGTTCCTGCGCACCCCGGACCCGCTTCCACGCGGCCTCGTTCCGCGTCATCGGCAGCAGCGGCAGAAAGCGGACCGGCTCCAAGGGCTCGTCCAGCTCCAGATCCTCCACGAGCCCCCCGCTCTCCGCGACCAGCACCGAGGTGAACGGCGCGCCCGGCCACAGCGGTTCGCCGACGTCCAGCGACGCGCCGGGCGCCACGACCAGGCCCTCCACCTGGGGCGAGGCCGCGAGCACCGCGAGCGTGCGCAGCACCTGGTCGGTGTCGGCCAGGCCGCCCCGTACCGACAGGACCAGCTCGGCGCGCGGGCCCTTCAGCGGGTCGGCCACGACGGCCGTCGGGTCGGACATCGGCTGGGCGGACATGCCGAGCGTGGCGTACCGCACGATGTCTCCGTCGATGAACCGGAGCACTTCGATCCGGTCAGTCCCGAGAAACGTCACCGCCGCACGCGCGTCCGGTTCACCCAGGGCCGTCCGCAGACGCGCCTCGACCAGAGCAAGAATTTCTGCCATGCCGCGAGCATAGGTCGCGTATGGAACGGGCAAAGTAAGGGATTGGCCCTGTACTGGCTGCTAGCCTGGGGTGTCGGCCCGGGACAGCACGCTGAAGCGTCGCTCTCAAGTCCCGGCGCTACGTCATCCCCCACGGGGGACCGGCAGGAGGAGGTGGGGCTGCGGTGGATCCGAGTCGATCGTGCAGTACCAACCGCTCTTCCGCCGGACGCCCCTCCGTGTGATCTGACACCCGGTCGGGGCCCTGGCATGTCGCACGACGGAAGAGCACAGCCTTTCACCTGTCTGTAGCGAACGCCGTCGTCCTGTCGCCGCGGTGCCGCCCGCTTTGCGGATGTGAGTCCACGTCCCCATTCCGGGCTGTTCCAGGCCCCCCGACGACGGCCCTCCGTGAAGGAGCCAGCCATGTCGATGATCCGTGACCTGCGCGCCGTCGTGCGCCCCTCCCTGCGCAAGAGCACCCCCTGCACAACAGCTACGACACCACCCGCGACCCGTCCGCCTCCAGCGCGGTGGTCGACTGCGCGGTCTACCGGGACGGCCGCCGGCTCGCCGAGACGGACGGCACCTGCCGCACGGCCCGCGAGGCGATGCTCCGGGTCCGGGAGAAGGGCGGCTTCGCCTGGATCGGTCTGCACGAGCCGACCGAGGAGGAATTCGCGGGCATCGCCCGGGAGTTCGGGCTGCACCCGCTGGCCGTGGAGGACGCGGTCCACGCCCACCAGCGCCCGAAGCTGGAGCGGTACGACGACACGCTGTTCACCGTCTTCAAGACCATCCACTACGTCGAGCACGCCGAACTGACCGCGACCAGCGAGGTCGTGGAGACCGGCGAGGTCATGTGCTTCACCGGCCGGGACTTCGTCATCACCGTGCGGCACGGCGGCCACGGCTCGCTGCGCGCGCTGCGCCACCGCCTGGAGGACGACCCCGAGCTGCTGGCCAAGGGCCCCTCCGCCGTGCTGCACTCCATCGCCGACCATGTGGTCGACGGCTACATCGCGGTGGCCGGCGCGGTGCAGGACGACATCGACGAGGTGGAGATCGAGGTTTTCTCCACGCCGGACAAGGGAAGCGCACGCGGCTCGGACGCCGGGCGGATTTACCAGCTCAAGCGCGAGGTGCTGGAGTTCAAGCGGGCCGTCTCCCCGCTGCTGCGCCCCATGCAGCTGCTGAGCGAACGGCCGATGCGGCTGATCGACCCCGACATCCAGAAGTACTTCCGGGACGTCGCCGACCACCTGGTGCGGGTCCAGGAAGAGGTCATCGGCTTCGACGAACTGCTGAACTCCATCCTCCAGGCCAACCTGGCGCAGGCGACCGTCGCGCAGAACGAGGACATGCGCAAGATCACGTCCTGGGCGGCGATCGTCGCCGTGCCGACGATGATCTGCGGGGTCTACGGCATGAACTTCAAGCACATGCCCGAGCTGGGCTGGACGTACGGCTATCCGATGGTGATGGGCTTCATCGGTGTGGTCTGCTTCTCCATCCACCGCATGCTCAAGCGCAACGGCTGGCTCTGAGCGTCCCCGTTAAGCTCTGCCCCATGACTGCTGCTGACACGCTGTTCGGGCCGGCCCTCGTCGAGGAGGCCACGAAGAAGTCGGGCCTCGTCTGGGTGCGTGGCACCGGTGCGGCGCGGGCGCTGTGGCACGTATGGCACGAGGGCGCCGCCCACCTCGTCGGCGACGGCCCCGGCGAGCAGCCGCTCCCGGCCGGGCTCACCGAGGGCGCCACCGCCGAGGTCACCGTCCGCAGCAAGGACAAGGGCGGCCGCCTCGTCGCCTGGTCCGCCTCGGTCACCGTGCTCGCCCCGCACTCCGAGGAGTGGGAGGCCGCCGTCGCCGAGCTGAAGGGCAAGCGGCTGAACGCGCCGGACGCGGAGCGGATGACGGACCGCTGGGCGCGTGAGTGCCGGGTCGTCCGGCTCACGCCCCTGGACGCCCGGACCGAACTGCCCGAGACCTCCGGGGCGGCCGCGCCGCTGCCGACGACGGCGACGACCCGGCTGCCCGTCCCGGCGGGCCTGCCGCGCCTGCTGAAGCGCTCCCTGCGCAAGTAGCGGCGCTCAGGACGAGGTCTTCGGGAGCTGCTTGCCGTAGTCGACGGTCTCGTCCTCCGCGGGGGCCTTCAGCGTGAAGTCCTTGCCCCAGTCGGCGAGCGTGATCACGCCTCCGCCGCCGCCCCGGGCGAAGCGCAGCGGATACGGCTTGCCCTCCAGCGCCACATCGAGCGCGCCGCCCGCGCCCTCGCCGCCCATGATCCGCACCGTGCGCACCCCGGCGACCTTGTCGCGGTCGCCCTTGGTGAGCTTGCCGTGCAGCGTGAGCATCCCGTCGAGCAGCACCTTCTTGTCGGTGAAGCCGCTCAGCTGCTTGTACGTGGGGTCGCCCTCGGGGACCTTGACGTACTTGCCCTCCAGCTTGTCGGCCGCCGCCGTGCCGTCCTCGCCGGTGTCGGCCTTGCCCTCGTCCTCGTGGCTCCAGAAGCCGGCGTCGGCCTTGAGATAGAGCTCGTCGTCGATGCGCAGCAGCGTGAAGGTGCTGTTCTTCGAGGTGACGGAACCGGCGCCGCCCTTGTTCTTGAGCCGCATGTCGATCTTGTACGTGCCGCCCTTGCTGACCAGCGTCCCGGCGAGCCGCACCGCGTCGGCGGAGTCCGTCGCGGCCCGCGCCTTCTTCTCGATCTCCGGCGCGGAGAGCTTGCCGACGCCGTTGGTCCCCTCGTCCGGGTCCTCGCCCCCGCACGCGGTCAGCGCCGCGGTCAGCCCCGCGCAGAGCGCGACGGCGAGGGATGCGTTCCGGCGGCGGGCCCGTACGGCCGGGGCGGAAGAGGTCACAGGCGCACTGCCTCTCGTATCCATGGTGGGGGGTGGCAGACGGCAGCGTACCCGGGTGGCCTACGCCATCCGACCCGGAGCCGTACGGACGGCCAGCCGGGGCGGTCCGCGTGCGCACGGGCTAGCCTGATCACGTCGTCACAGCGCGACAACTGTCGGAAGCGGGCGGCCGGGGGCCGTCCGGAGGTGAGCGAGGAGGTGCGGGGATGACGCCGGTGACGCCCCGGGTCTTCGTCTCGCACCTGTCCGGTGTGCCGGTCTTCGACCCCAACGGCGACCAGGTGGGGCGCGTCCGCGACCTGGTCGCGATGCTCCGCGTCGGCGGCCGTCCGCCCCGGCTGCTCGGCATGGTGGTCGAGGTGGTGAGCCGGCGGCGGATCTTCCTGCCGATGACCCGGGTGACGGGCGTGGAGTCGGGGCAGGTGATCACCACGGGCGTGGTCAACATGCGGCGCTTCGAGCAGCGGCCCACCGAACGCCTGGTGCTCGGCGAGTTCCTCGACCGCCGGGTGCGCCTGGTGGAGACGGACGAGGAGGTCACCATCCTGGACGTGGCCATCCAGCAGCTGCCCGCCCGCCGGGACTGGGAGATCGACAAGTACTTCGTCCGCAAGGGCCGGGGCGGGGCGCTGCGCCGCAAGGGCGAGACGCTGACCGTCGAGTGGTCGGCGGTGAAGGGTTTCTCGCTGGAGGAGCACGGGCAGGGCGCCGAGTCCCTGGTGGCGACCTTCGAGCGGCTGCGCCCCGCCGACGTGGCCAACGCGCTGCACCACCTGACCCCGAAGCGCCGGGCGGAGGTCGCGGCGGCGCTGGACGACGACCGGCTCGCGGACGTCCTGGAGGAGCTGCCCGAGGACGACCAGGTGGAGATCATCGGCAAGCTCCAGGAGGAGCGCGCGGCGGACGTCCTGGAGGCGATGGACCCGGACGACGCGGCCGACCTGCTCTCCGAGCTGCCCGAGGAGGACAAGGAGCGGCTGCTGACGCTGATGCGCCCGGGCGACGCGGCGGACGTGCGGCGGCTGATGTCGTACGAGGAGCGCACCGCGGGCGGCCTCATGACGACGGAGCCGGTCATCCTGCGCCCGGACGCCACGGTCGCCGACGCCCTGGCCCGGGTGCGCCAGTCGGACCTGTCACCGGCGCTGGCCGCGCAGGTGTACGTGTGCCGGTCGCCCGACGAGACGCCGACGGGCAAGTACCTGGGCACCGTGCACTTCCAGCGGCTGCTGCGGGACCCGCCGTTCACGCTGGTCAGCTCGCTCCTGGACAGCGATCTGGTGCCGCTGCCGCCGGGCACCCCGCTGTCGGTGGTGACCAGCTATCTGGCGGCGTACAACCTGGTGTCGGTGCCGGTGGTGGACGAGAGCGGTTCGCTGCTGGGCGCGGTGACCGTGGACGACGTGCTGGACCACCTGCTGCCGGAGGACTGGCGGGAGACGGACTTCCAGGGCCGCGAGGGGGTGCTCCGTGACCGGTGACGACCGCACCCGCGCGTCGAACGGTTCGACGGCGCTGACCCGTACGCCGAGGAACCGGCTCGACCAGCCGAAGGCGCCGCGCCGGCGGCTGCTTCCGGAGTACGACCCCGAGGCGTTCGGCCGGTTCTCGGAGCGCATCGCGCGCTTCCTGGGCACCGGCCGGTTCATCGTCTGGATGACGCTGATCATCATCGTGTGGGTGGCGTGGAACATCTTCGCGCCCGAGCACCTGAGGTTCGACCAGTACCCGTTCATCTTCCTGACCCTGATGCTGTCGCTCCAGGCGTCGTACGCGGCTCCGCTGATCCTGCTCGCGCAGAACAGGCAGGACGACCGGGACCGGGTCACGCACGAGCAGGACCGCAAGCAGAACGAGCGCTCCATCGCCGACACCGAGTATCTGACCAGGGAGATCGCGGCCCTGCGGATGGGCCTCGGCGAGGTCGCCACCCGGGACTGGATCCGGTCCGAGCTGGAGGACCTGGTGAAGGACCTGGACGACCGCCGCGCGCTGTGGTCCGCCGAGAGTGACGAAGACCGCTGACGGGGCTACCCGCGCGTACGGCAAGGCGCCGTACCATCGTCCGTATGGCTACGGAAGACGCGGTGCTTGAGGCACTGGCGACAGTGAACGACCCCGAGATCCACCGTCCGATCACCGAGCTGGGCATGGTGAAATCGGTCGACATCGATCCTGACGGTGTGGTCGCTGTCACGGTGTACCTCACCGTCTCCGGCTGTCCGATGCGCGAGACGATCACCCGGAACGTGACCGACGCGGTGGCCCGCGTCGAGGGCGTCTCGCGGGTCGACGTCACCCTCGACGTGATGAGCGACGAGCAGCGCAAGGACCTCGCGGCCTCGCTGCGCGGCGGCACGGCGGAGCGCGAGGTGCCGTTCGCCAAGCCCGGCTCGCTGACCCGGGTGTACGCGGTCGCCTCCGGCAAGGGCGGCGTCGGCAAGTCCTCGGTGACGGTGAACCTGGCCGCGGCGATGGCGGCGGACGGGCTCAAGGTCGGTGTCGTGGACGCGGACATCTACGGTCACAGCGTGCCCCGGATGCTCGGCGTGGACGGCCGTCCGACCCAGGTCGAGAACATGATCATGCCGCCGTCCTCGCACGGCGTGAAGGTCATCTCCATCGGCATGTTCACCCCGGGCAACGCCCCGGTGGTCTGGCGCGGCCCGATGCTGCACCGCGCGCTCCAGCAGTTCCTGGCCGACGTGTTCTGGGGCGACCTGGACGTGCTGCTGCTCGACCTGCCGCCGGGCACCGGTGACATCGCGATCTCGGTGGCGCAGCTGGTGCCGAACGCGGAGATCCTGGTCGTCACGACCCCGCAGCAGGCCGCCGCCGAGGTGGCCGAGCGGGCCGGTTCGATCGCCGTGCAGACCCACCAGAAGATCGTCGGCGTCGTCGAGAACATGTCCGGCATGCCGTGCCCGCACTGCGACGAGATGGTCGACGTCTTCGGCTCGGGCGGCGGTGCCAAGGTCGCGGAGGGGCTGACCAAGACGGTCGGCGCCGAGGTGCCGGTGCTGGGCGCGATCCCGATCGACGTACGGCTGCGCGAGGGCGGCGACGAGGGCAAGCCCGTCGTCCTGTCCGACCCGGACTCCCCCGCCGGCAAGGCGCTGCGCACCATCGCGGGCAAGCTGAGCGGCCGTCAGCGCGGCCTGTCGGGCATGTCGCTGGGCATCACCCCGCGCAACAAGTTCTGACTCGTTTACGGACACGGGGAAGGCCGGGACCCGAGGGCCCCGGCCTTCCCCGTTGTCGCGTGCGTTACGCGTACGCCTCGATGTCCTCGACCACCGAGAAGCCCAGCCCGTACGCGCTCATCCCGCGCCCGTAGGCGCCGATGTGCACCCCGCCGGGCGCGGAGCCGGCCAGCACCCAG from Streptomyces drozdowiczii carries:
- a CDS encoding alpha/beta fold hydrolase, whose product is MSRPPTFIPPSCARARALPTARGDFAVLDAAPVGAPRGTALLVPGYTGSKEDFIALLEPLAEAGYRVVAVDGRGQFESPGTDDLREYAQEELARDVLAQTAALGVGEGGVHLLGHSLGGQLCRAAVLLDAAPFRSLTLMSSGPAEVVEAQQVKLKILGDALATMTMDAVWDAMRAFDPPAEAETGGEELRRRWLLHRPAQLIATGRQLAAEPDRVAELAATGLPVHVVSGEVDDVWPVPVLDEMAVRLGARRTRIEGAEHSPNTGRPEATAAALVSFWDGL
- a CDS encoding NYN domain-containing protein; translated protein: MNDAEIGERLDRTNALLERVLAEVSKTPSTHAIFVDAGYVYAAAGLLVTGTEDRRSFDLDAEGLIEAFIDKARTIFADSRLLRVYWYDGARRRIHTTEQQTIAELPDVKVRLGNLNANNQQKGVDSLIRTDLESLARHRAISDAALVGGDEDLVSAVEAAQGYGARVHLWGIEAGEGRNQAEPLLWEVDSQRTFDLDFCRPYVTRRPVTTYEEDAPAPSREDVHFVGAQIAAAWLAARGRESLADLLPGHPFLPGSVDQDLLHEAERLLQRSLRGHPPLRRALRDGFWQHLQSQY
- a CDS encoding MarC family protein, giving the protein MFDVAVFGSLFLTLFVIMDPPGITPIFLALTAGRPAKVQRRMALQAVAVAFGVIAVFGVLGQQILDYLHVSVPALMIAGGLLLLLIALDLLTGKTDEPTQTKDVNVALVPLGMPLLAGPGAIVSVILAVQHADSVASQVSVWTAILAMHIVLWLTMRYSLLIIRVIKDGGVVLVTRLAGMMLSAIAVQQIINGVTQVIRGS
- a CDS encoding PHP domain-containing protein, giving the protein MRIDLHTHSTASDGTDTPAELVRNAAAAGLDVVALTDHDTVRGHAEAAAALPEGLTLVPGAELSCRIDGVGLHMLAYLFDPEEPEFARERELVRDDRVPRARTMVRKLQELGVPVTWEQVARIAGDGSVGRPHVATALVELGVVPTVSDAFTPDWLGDGGRAYADKHELDPFDAIRLVKAAGGVTVFAHPAAVKRGRTVPEARIAELAAAGLDGIEVDHMDHDEPTRTRLRALARELGLLTTGSSDYHGSRKTVELGAYTTDPEIYGEITRRATGAFPVPGAGGPVTA
- a CDS encoding DUF6758 family protein — its product is MRGEPSCPKCGGRVRAPGLFADTWQCDEHGSVHPLQPVVPPSVEALGVAVHRAQVPVWMPWPLPVGWLFTGVASAGDDRTGGRATAVACSGPGPLGGMGELLLVAEELGVGLGARYAGIDGPDPGPLLRVDGPPDSKVLAAGRPTPLWHVRHAPADRAVFAGEARGLWLWAIVWPEQSGLLMYDELVLTDLRDAGAEVDLVPCGALTPAC
- a CDS encoding MFS transporter yields the protein MPSEAVTGEDPFNQEPVSILRQPKAVWATAGASVVAFMGIGLVDPILPSIAKGLEATPSQVSLLFTSYFLITAVAMLVTGFVSSRIGGRKTLLAGLALVVVFAALSGTSSSVGELVGFRAGWGLGNALFVSTALAVIVGAAAGGSSAAILLYESALGLGMACGPLLGALLGDASWRYPFFGTAALMAIGFVCITAFLKEQPKPARKTSLLDPVKALGHGGLASVAASAFFYNYAFFTILAFTPFVLNMTPYKSGAVFFAWGLLLAVFSVLVAPRLQQRFGSLKVLGASLVLLAADLVVLGYGSHTTAIVCTIVSGALIGMNNTVYTELALGVSDAPRPVASAGYNFVRWFAAAAAPYLAPKIEEWSDIHIPFVVAAAASLVGALVVWVRRSALTHEAEELEPKHATEDGVTVFAN
- a CDS encoding suppressor of fused domain protein, encoding MAEILALVEARLRTALGEPDARAAVTFLGTDRIEVLRFIDGDIVRYATLGMSAQPMSDPTAVVADPLKGPRAELVLSVRGGLADTDQVLRTLAVLAASPQVEGLVVAPGASLDVGEPLWPGAPFTSVLVAESGGLVEDLELDEPLEPVRFLPLLPMTRNEAAWKRVRGAQELQEKWLSQGTDLRDPLRRSANLD
- a CDS encoding magnesium transporter MgtE N-terminal domain-containing protein; this translates as MTPVTPRVFVSHLSGVPVFDPNGDQVGRVRDLVAMLRVGGRPPRLLGMVVEVVSRRRIFLPMTRVTGVESGQVITTGVVNMRRFEQRPTERLVLGEFLDRRVRLVETDEEVTILDVAIQQLPARRDWEIDKYFVRKGRGGALRRKGETLTVEWSAVKGFSLEEHGQGAESLVATFERLRPADVANALHHLTPKRRAEVAAALDDDRLADVLEELPEDDQVEIIGKLQEERAADVLEAMDPDDAADLLSELPEEDKERLLTLMRPGDAADVRRLMSYEERTAGGLMTTEPVILRPDATVADALARVRQSDLSPALAAQVYVCRSPDETPTGKYLGTVHFQRLLRDPPFTLVSSLLDSDLVPLPPGTPLSVVTSYLAAYNLVSVPVVDESGSLLGAVTVDDVLDHLLPEDWRETDFQGREGVLRDR
- a CDS encoding DUF1003 domain-containing protein, whose product is MTGDDRTRASNGSTALTRTPRNRLDQPKAPRRRLLPEYDPEAFGRFSERIARFLGTGRFIVWMTLIIIVWVAWNIFAPEHLRFDQYPFIFLTLMLSLQASYAAPLILLAQNRQDDRDRVTHEQDRKQNERSIADTEYLTREIAALRMGLGEVATRDWIRSELEDLVKDLDDRRALWSAESDEDR